One Pseudodesulfovibrio senegalensis DNA segment encodes these proteins:
- the rplU gene encoding 50S ribosomal protein L21, whose translation MFAIIEAGGKQYRVEEGLEFNVDLMKANAGDTLAIDKVLLVDAKGDTKIGAPYVDGAKVECEVLGHTRGKKVIVFHKLPKKDARKTQGHRHDYTQLKVKSITA comes from the coding sequence ATGTTTGCTATCATCGAGGCTGGCGGGAAACAGTACCGCGTTGAAGAAGGCCTTGAATTCAATGTAGATCTCATGAAGGCCAACGCTGGCGACACGCTGGCTATCGACAAGGTCCTGTTGGTGGACGCCAAGGGCGACACCAAGATCGGCGCTCCCTATGTGGACGGCGCCAAGGTCGAATGCGAGGTTCTCGGACACACCCGCGGCAAGAAAGTCATCGTCTTTCACAAGCTGCCCAAGAAGGATGCCCGCAAGACCCAGGGTCACCGTCACGACTACACTCAACTGAAAGTCAAATCCATCACCGCCTAG
- a CDS encoding HD-GYP domain-containing protein, with protein sequence MKPEDDVQLEERFLQISPNILESFPRFRPPVNLHVWDEELGSVRLLAGADSRLSEKRQQEVADHCRAGNLYLDRRDYREYAVHLSRNLGLVLVEQDLNPDEVSEIFYLALRRTLDAFFEQPIAGRLQDLQRDLSILCEYIWIDPGRTEFLLKTLDKQYDAATHGVNSTFVGLGVFAMRYRTRLERTNLNHLALGLAVHDMGMAMVPGFIRDKEGILLHRDKESVRRHPDLALGMLTRLKVNDRIVEQCVMEHHERLDGTGYPKGVRGDAVSLPGRLCGLADSFSAAIAERPYHSGEEALTVAGQLLRQEGRYDRGMARALLELLKCGFAGCGVDPAT encoded by the coding sequence ATGAAGCCCGAAGACGATGTCCAGCTCGAAGAGCGTTTCCTGCAGATCAGTCCCAACATACTGGAGAGCTTTCCGCGTTTTCGTCCGCCAGTGAATCTGCATGTCTGGGACGAGGAGCTCGGTTCGGTCCGTCTGCTGGCCGGGGCGGACAGCCGCCTGAGCGAGAAGCGGCAGCAGGAAGTGGCCGACCACTGCCGGGCGGGCAACCTGTATCTGGACCGGCGGGACTACCGTGAATATGCCGTGCACCTGAGCCGCAATCTCGGATTGGTGCTGGTGGAGCAGGACCTGAACCCGGACGAGGTTTCCGAAATATTCTATCTTGCCCTGCGCCGGACGCTGGACGCCTTTTTCGAGCAGCCCATTGCCGGACGGTTGCAGGATCTGCAACGCGACCTGAGCATATTGTGTGAATATATCTGGATCGATCCGGGGCGCACCGAGTTTCTGCTCAAGACGCTGGACAAGCAGTACGACGCGGCCACCCACGGCGTGAACAGCACCTTCGTGGGGCTGGGCGTGTTTGCCATGCGCTACCGGACCCGGCTTGAGCGCACCAACCTCAATCATCTTGCCCTCGGGCTGGCCGTGCACGACATGGGCATGGCCATGGTGCCGGGCTTTATCCGCGACAAGGAAGGCATTTTGCTGCACCGGGACAAGGAATCCGTGCGCAGGCACCCGGACCTCGCTTTGGGCATGCTCACCCGGCTGAAGGTCAACGACCGCATTGTGGAGCAGTGCGTGATGGAACATCACGAGCGGCTGGACGGCACCGGCTATCCCAAGGGGGTGCGTGGCGACGCCGTCAGTCTGCCGGGCAGACTGTGCGGACTGGCCGATTCGTTCAGCGCGGCCATTGCCGAGCGGCCGTATCATTCCGGTGAGGAGGCCCTGACTGTTGCGGGCCAGTTGTTGCGGCAGGAGGGGCGCTACGACCGGGGCATGGCCCGGGCCCTGCTGGAGTTGCTCAAGTGCGGATTCGCCGGATGCGGGGTGGACCCGGCTACCTGA
- the rpmA gene encoding 50S ribosomal protein L27, whose protein sequence is MAHKKAAGSSRNGRDSAGQRRGIKRFGGQSVAAGNILVRQLGTKVHPGEGVGMGKDYTLFALVDGVVTYEKYTRKRAVKTRVHVLPAEA, encoded by the coding sequence ATGGCTCATAAAAAAGCTGCTGGTAGTTCCAGAAACGGTCGCGACAGTGCCGGACAACGGCGAGGCATCAAGCGCTTCGGCGGTCAGTCCGTCGCAGCAGGCAACATTCTTGTGCGCCAGCTCGGCACCAAGGTCCACCCCGGCGAGGGCGTGGGCATGGGCAAGGACTACACCCTGTTCGCTCTGGTGGACGGCGTGGTCACGTACGAAAAGTACACCCGCAAGCGCGCAGTCAAAACCCGCGTGCACGTGCTTCCGGCCGAAGCCTAG
- a CDS encoding MBL fold metallo-hydrolase has translation MHIKTIPLGPLETNCHILAADGLAVVVDPGGDPAPVLQYLEENGLKAANILNTHLHFDHTYGNAAFARATGLPILACADDLPLLSSELGRGGMMGLPVVEEYEIQEIKAGEHEFAGMRCEAFHTPGHSQGSLSFHFPDAAVCFVGDLIFYRSIGRTDFPGGSLEVLKKSVADHIFTLPGHTKLFPGHGPDTTVDDEKNHNPFFSEFRTEAQ, from the coding sequence ATGCACATAAAGACCATCCCGCTGGGTCCATTGGAAACCAACTGCCATATCCTTGCCGCAGACGGTCTCGCCGTTGTGGTGGACCCGGGCGGCGATCCGGCTCCGGTGTTGCAATACCTTGAGGAAAACGGCCTCAAGGCGGCCAATATCCTGAATACGCACCTCCATTTCGACCACACATACGGCAATGCGGCCTTTGCCCGGGCCACCGGTCTGCCCATACTGGCCTGCGCCGACGACCTGCCCCTGCTCTCGTCCGAACTCGGACGCGGCGGCATGATGGGGCTGCCCGTGGTGGAAGAGTATGAAATACAGGAGATCAAAGCAGGCGAGCACGAATTTGCGGGTATGCGCTGCGAGGCATTCCACACGCCCGGACATTCCCAGGGCAGCCTGTCCTTCCATTTTCCGGACGCGGCCGTATGCTTTGTGGGCGACCTCATCTTCTACCGTTCCATCGGCAGAACCGACTTTCCCGGCGGCAGCCTCGAGGTGCTCAAGAAATCCGTTGCCGACCACATCTTCACCCTGCCCGGCCACACGAAACTCTTTCCGGGCCACGGACCTGACACCACGGTGGACGACGAGAAAAACCACAATCCGTTCTTTTCGGAATTTCGCACGGAGGCGCAATGA
- a CDS encoding flavodoxin family protein, with protein sequence MHDTAVIYACSHRKGNSDTVARILKQGVAEAGGTARIMTVRDHEVMHCKACGHCDRNVDGRLEDRCILGPKDDAAVLFEPLFSARLVFFSTPIYFYHLPSRFKTWIDRGQQFWKARMDKEAWVADLPVRKAHSVFVAGRPTGERLFEGAQLSLKYFLWNFNISPGESMCLRGVDAPGDLDEQDEQARAIRAMAAQAWKQSLE encoded by the coding sequence ATGCACGACACGGCTGTCATTTATGCCTGCAGCCACCGCAAGGGTAATTCCGATACGGTGGCCCGAATCCTGAAGCAGGGTGTTGCCGAGGCCGGGGGAACGGCCCGGATCATGACCGTGCGCGACCATGAGGTCATGCACTGCAAGGCCTGCGGCCACTGCGACCGCAACGTGGACGGCCGCCTTGAAGACCGCTGCATCCTCGGACCCAAGGACGATGCGGCCGTCCTGTTCGAACCGCTCTTTTCCGCACGGCTGGTCTTCTTTTCCACGCCCATATACTTCTATCACCTGCCGTCGCGCTTCAAGACATGGATCGACCGCGGCCAGCAATTCTGGAAGGCGCGCATGGACAAGGAAGCGTGGGTGGCGGATCTTCCCGTGCGCAAGGCTCACAGCGTATTCGTGGCAGGGCGTCCCACGGGCGAACGCCTGTTCGAGGGCGCGCAACTCTCCCTCAAATACTTCCTGTGGAACTTCAACATCAGCCCTGGCGAATCCATGTGCCTCCGCGGGGTGGACGCTCCGGGCGACCTCGACGAGCAGGACGAACAGGCCCGCGCCATCCGCGCCATGGCTGCACAGGCCTGGAAACAGAGCCTCGAATGA
- a CDS encoding ComF family protein — protein MSMVRRALARLARLATTGRGRCAVCGTQHARNRLCPECAEHLRPRTGGFCPRCGLIFGENNDPVHLCAACRTTPPPWDALGFHGPHEGLLRELVLAFKFRQGLHLSALLRHMITQAQVRMDTPAPQLVIPVPLHKKRLVWRGYNQSLELARPVARTAQATLDRNALRRTRHTEPQTRLKPDQRRTNIRGAFAADGSVQGKNVLLVDDVLTTGATLTECARTLRKAGAVRIDVLVLSVAGRQS, from the coding sequence ATGAGCATGGTGCGCCGCGCTCTGGCCCGGCTGGCACGGCTCGCCACCACGGGCCGGGGCCGTTGCGCCGTGTGCGGCACCCAGCACGCCCGAAACAGGCTCTGCCCCGAATGCGCCGAACACCTGCGCCCGCGCACCGGTGGATTCTGCCCGCGCTGCGGCCTGATCTTCGGGGAAAACAACGACCCCGTTCACCTCTGCGCCGCCTGCCGCACCACGCCGCCGCCGTGGGACGCGCTGGGATTTCACGGCCCGCATGAAGGACTGCTGCGCGAACTTGTACTGGCCTTCAAATTTCGGCAAGGACTGCACCTTTCGGCCCTGCTCCGGCATATGATCACCCAGGCGCAGGTCCGCATGGACACTCCGGCTCCGCAACTGGTCATTCCGGTGCCCCTGCACAAAAAACGTCTCGTCTGGCGCGGCTACAACCAGAGCCTTGAGCTGGCACGCCCCGTGGCGCGGACAGCCCAAGCCACGCTGGACCGCAACGCGCTACGCCGTACCCGACACACCGAACCGCAGACGCGGCTCAAACCGGACCAACGACGCACGAACATCCGGGGTGCCTTTGCGGCCGACGGTTCCGTGCAGGGAAAAAACGTGCTTCTGGTGGACGACGTGCTGACCACCGGAGCCACCCTGACCGAGTGCGCGAGGACCCTGCGAAAGGCCGGAGCCGTGCGCATCGACGTGCTGGTTTTAAGCGTGGCCGGGAGGCAATCGTGA
- a CDS encoding acyl-[acyl-carrier-protein] thioesterase: MNELLFTQPYRIRSYETGYDWKVTIPPLCNHLQDIASMHAERLGFGYADLHAMGCAWVLVRAFLRMDALPAFGEVVDVTTWPSGAGRTAATRDYEIRLDDRIVGRATSAWAIIDLESRKAVNAEEIMAKRKSPERDRALEFESRAVKRIREGEHRANVLARQGDEDVNRHVNSIRQVEFLLESCPVEWKETRQCVAADVQFRAECHAGEELVALCSPQDDGTARHALFRASDDREVARMQTWWQERK; this comes from the coding sequence ATGAACGAACTCCTATTCACCCAACCCTACCGCATACGGTCCTATGAAACCGGGTACGACTGGAAAGTCACGATCCCGCCCCTATGCAACCATTTGCAGGACATTGCCTCCATGCATGCCGAACGCCTCGGCTTCGGCTATGCGGACCTGCACGCCATGGGCTGCGCGTGGGTATTGGTGCGTGCCTTTTTGCGCATGGACGCCCTGCCCGCCTTCGGCGAGGTCGTGGACGTGACCACCTGGCCCTCGGGCGCGGGCCGCACGGCAGCCACACGCGACTACGAAATCCGGCTCGACGACCGCATAGTGGGCCGGGCTACCAGCGCATGGGCCATCATCGACCTGGAGTCGCGCAAGGCCGTGAACGCCGAGGAAATCATGGCCAAACGAAAAAGCCCCGAACGGGACCGGGCACTGGAATTCGAATCGCGCGCCGTCAAACGCATCCGCGAAGGCGAGCACCGGGCAAATGTGCTGGCCCGGCAGGGCGACGAAGACGTGAACCGCCACGTAAACAGCATCCGGCAGGTGGAATTTCTACTGGAATCGTGCCCGGTCGAATGGAAGGAAACCCGGCAATGCGTGGCCGCGGACGTGCAGTTCCGGGCCGAATGCCACGCCGGGGAAGAGCTGGTCGCCCTGTGCAGCCCGCAGGACGACGGCACGGCACGGCATGCGCTGTTCCGCGCCTCGGACGACCGCGAAGTGGCGCGCATGCAGACATGGTGGCAGGAAAGGAAATGA
- a CDS encoding GNAT family N-acetyltransferase, with translation MNHAPANDITLRFDCSGVDWEQACTIFERAPLGTRKPDRLRTTFENSALVCFAWHGGRTVGLARALSDHVVQSVIYDLCMLPEYQGSGLGTRMMRAMLDRLETPNVQLHSVPGKEGFYERLGFCVMRTAMLLSADPEDMRRKGYIR, from the coding sequence ATGAACCACGCCCCGGCAAACGACATCACCCTGCGTTTCGACTGCTCGGGGGTGGACTGGGAACAGGCCTGTACCATTTTCGAACGCGCGCCCCTGGGGACCCGCAAACCTGACAGGCTGCGCACGACATTTGAAAACAGTGCGCTGGTCTGCTTTGCATGGCACGGAGGGCGCACCGTGGGCCTTGCCCGCGCCCTTTCCGACCATGTAGTACAATCCGTGATATACGACCTGTGCATGCTTCCGGAATATCAGGGCAGCGGACTGGGCACGCGCATGATGCGCGCCATGCTGGACAGGCTGGAAACGCCCAACGTGCAACTGCACTCCGTGCCGGGCAAGGAAGGCTTTTACGAACGGCTCGGCTTTTGCGTCATGCGCACGGCCATGCTGCTTTCCGCAGACCCGGAAGACATGCGGCGCAAGGGATATATCAGGTAG
- a CDS encoding nitroreductase family protein, whose protein sequence is MNDHAKAVLEAMRQRRSIRKFTDQPVEREHLEAMLEAGRWAPSGLNNQPWRFLVIRPEDPRAERLADCTKYAHVVRQAQALVCVLLEKEAMYSPMKDHQGAGACIQNMLLAAHAKGLGAVWLGQIINDQATALNAMGLDENTYELQAVLAVGHPAQKGSSERKTMNELLLEAL, encoded by the coding sequence ATGAACGACCATGCCAAGGCCGTACTGGAGGCCATGCGCCAGCGGCGCAGCATACGCAAATTCACGGACCAACCCGTGGAGCGTGAGCATCTGGAGGCCATGCTCGAGGCCGGACGCTGGGCACCCAGCGGACTGAACAACCAGCCGTGGCGCTTTCTGGTGATCCGCCCGGAGGATCCCCGCGCAGAACGACTGGCCGATTGCACCAAATACGCCCACGTCGTGCGCCAGGCTCAAGCCCTCGTATGCGTGTTGCTGGAAAAGGAAGCCATGTACAGCCCCATGAAGGACCATCAGGGCGCGGGCGCCTGCATTCAGAACATGCTGCTGGCCGCCCACGCCAAAGGGCTTGGGGCCGTGTGGCTCGGACAGATCATCAATGATCAGGCCACAGCGCTGAACGCCATGGGCCTCGACGAGAACACTTATGAACTTCAGGCCGTTCTGGCCGTGGGACACCCCGCGCAGAAAGGAAGTTCCGAACGGAAAACCATGAACGAGCTGCTTCTGGAGGCGCTTTGA